The sequence ACCCCCAGCCCAGCCGCAAAGCCACTGTAAACTTCGGGGTCATAGCCAACCGCTTGGAGCACGTTAGGGTCGATCATGCCGCAGCCCAAAATCTCTAGCCACTTGCCCTGCCACTCGACGTCTACCTCTGCCGAAGGCTCAGTGAAGGGGAAGAAACTAGGCCGAAACCGCACTGGAATATCGCCGTAGAGGGCTTCTAGAAAAACTTTGATGGTGCCCCGCAGATCGGTGAAGGTGATGTCGGTGTCGACGGCAAAAAACTCGATCTGGTGAAAGACGGCAGCGTGGGTGGCATCTACCGTGTCGCGGCGGTAGCAGCGGCCAATCGCCAAGGCCCGCAGGGGGGGCTCGTTGGCTTGCATATAGCGAATTTGGGTGTTGGAGGTGTGGGTGCGCATCAGCTGGCCATCGGGCAGGTACAGGGTGTCCTGCATGTCGCGGGCCGGGTGGTCAGGCAAGAAGTTGAGCGCCTCAAAGTTGTAGTAGTCGGTTTCAACCTCGGGGCCATCGGCGACGGTATAGCCCAGGCCCACAAAAATATCGACAATGCGATCGATGATGCTGTTAATCGGGTGTACCCGGCCCTGGGGGTGAAAAATGCCGGGCATGGTCACATCGAGGGTTTCTGTGGCCAGCTGGGCTTCAATTTTGGCGGCTTCGAGGGCGGTTTTGCCCTGGTCGAGCTGGGTCTGAATTAGCTCTTTAACCTCGTTGGCGATCGCGCCAATGCGAGGGCGCTCGTCGGCTGACAGTTTGCCCATGCCGCCCAGCACCTTAGAGAGCTGGCCCTTTTTACCCAGATAGCCAATCCGCAGCTGCTCTAGCTCGTCTAGGGTGGTAGCAGCGGCGATCGCGCCCTGGGCGGCCTGCTTCATGGCCATCAGGTCGGTTTCGAGCGAGGTGGGTGCGACGGTCATAGGTAGGGTGCAAAAGTATTGGAATGGTAGGCTAGGTGCTCCACGACGGGAGTAGGGTCGAGGGGTAGTTGGGGGGGTACGGTGCGAGGTCTACGGTTTGCGGTTGCTAACCCTCGCGGCTGGGTGGTTATGCATGCCGTATATCCTGTACCGATCCCCAGATCCCCTGGGCTGGCGATCCGCGATCTAGCTTAACTATTTTAGTGTGGTGGGGAACAGTCATGAACATTCTAATCAGCAACGATGACGGCATTTTTGCCCTGGGGATGCGTACCCTGGCGACCACCCTGGCGGCAGCAGGGCACCAAGTCACTGTGGTTTGC is a genomic window of Nodosilinea sp. E11 containing:
- the pheS gene encoding phenylalanine--tRNA ligase subunit alpha, whose translation is MTVAPTSLETDLMAMKQAAQGAIAAATTLDELEQLRIGYLGKKGQLSKVLGGMGKLSADERPRIGAIANEVKELIQTQLDQGKTALEAAKIEAQLATETLDVTMPGIFHPQGRVHPINSIIDRIVDIFVGLGYTVADGPEVETDYYNFEALNFLPDHPARDMQDTLYLPDGQLMRTHTSNTQIRYMQANEPPLRALAIGRCYRRDTVDATHAAVFHQIEFFAVDTDITFTDLRGTIKVFLEALYGDIPVRFRPSFFPFTEPSAEVDVEWQGKWLEILGCGMIDPNVLQAVGYDPEVYSGFAAGLGVERLAMVQHQIDDIRRLYTSDLRFLRQF